A window of Rhinatrema bivittatum chromosome 2, aRhiBiv1.1, whole genome shotgun sequence contains these coding sequences:
- the LOC115083585 gene encoding oocyte zinc finger protein XlCOF6-like has product MKENYETLISLANAEVTQNIKEENREEQHVKLEPIPGESGNVSANVSQGTEKRNTRNSQQESEKKQRDPAGDPSDGVIEYEREVKVIPEHQRHLSTERIFQSNNCDQKTSDLHQREEKGKKSFLCDSCGKSFGKESHLILHQKSHPLKTLFLCNKCGKSFSQKKNLKVHLKIHIKERPFPCSDCRKSFISKYKLKLHHKIHTGERPFICTECGKSFFCKYILMSHQKIHTGEKPFSCTECGKCFVRKRNLTQHQKIHTGNKPFTCTECGKSFISKYTLISHQKIHTGERPFSCTNCEKCFITKRDLAQHQKIHTGNKQCICTECGKSFIGKYKLISHQEIHTGERSFTCTECGKSFTSKYMLILHQKIHIEEKPFLCTECGKCFIRKTCLSQHQKIHTGERPYSCTECQKCFIRKRDFSLHQKTHTGERPFSCSECSKSFTEKCALTKHMKTHTGERPFSCSECNKSFTEKGALTRHLRTHTGERPFTCSECNKSFTEKGSLTKHVQIHTQDRPISCSECNESFTEKSILTKHMKSHTRERPFSCIKCGKSFIRRQNLSQHQKIHLPRDKAFTCSECGKSFLAKHTLISHQKIHTGERPFSCSECDKGFIAKSKLMLHQKIHTGERPFSCTECEKRYISKTDLLQHQKIHTGERPFTCTECGKGFITKYKLILHQKIHSGERPFSCPKCNKSFSEKGSLTRHMKTHTG; this is encoded by the coding sequence CAAATGCTGAGGTCACACAGAATATAAaggaggagaatcgagaagaacaGCATGTGAAACTGGAACCGATCCCAGGAGAATCTGGAAATGTCTCTGCGAATGTTTCCCAGGGGACTGAGAAGAGAAACACAAGGAATAGTCAGCAGGAGTcggagaagaagcagagagaccctgcGGGAGACCCATCAGATGGAGTCATTGAGTATGAGAGGGAGGTCAAAGTCATCCCTGAGCACCAGAGACACTTGAGCACAGAGAGAATCTTCCAGAGTAATAACTGTGATCAAAAGACTTCTGACCTTCACCAGAGGGAGGAAAAAGGGAAGAAATCATTTCTGTGCGATTCCTGTGGTAAAAGCTTTGGTAAGGAATCACATTTAATATtgcaccagaaatcccacccactcAAAACACTATTTCTATGCAataaatgtgggaaaagcttcagtcagaagaaaaatctaaaagtgCACCTAAAAATACACATAAAAGAGAGACCCTTCCCATGCAGTGACTGCAGGAAAAGTTTCATTAGCAAGTATAAGCTAAAATTACATCAcaaaatccacactggagagagaccatttatatgtactgagtgtgggaaaagcttcttttgtaaatatatactaatgtcacaccagaaaatccacacaggagagaaaccattctcatgtactgaatgtggaaaatgttttgttaGGAAGAGAAACCTCacacaacaccagaaaatccacacaggcaACAAACCATTTACTTGCactgagtgtgggaaaagcttcattaGTAAATATACACTAATCtcgcaccagaaaatccacacgggagagagaccattctcttGTACTAATTGTGAGAAATGTTTTATTACGAAGAGAGACCTCgcacaacaccagaaaatccacacaggcaACAAACAATGTATATGCACTGAGTGTGGAAAAAGCTTCATTGGTAAGTATAAGCTAATATCACACcaggaaatccacacaggagagagatcatttacatgtactgagtgtgggaaaagctttaCTAGTAAGTATATGCTAATCttgcaccagaaaatccacataGAAGAGAAACCATTCttatgtactgaatgtggaaaatgtttcattagGAAGACATGCCTctcccaacaccagaaaatccacacaggagagagaccatacTCATGTACTGAATGTCAAAAATGTTTCATAAGGAAGAGAGACTTTTCACTACATCAGAAAACCCACACAGGTGaaagaccattctcatgtagtgaatgtagtAAAAGCTTTACTGAGAAGTGcgccctcacaaaacacatgaaaacccatacaggggagagaccattttcatgtagtgaatgtaataaaagcttcactgaGAAAGGTGCCCTCACAAGACACTTGAGAACCCACACAGGGGAGAGACCGTttacatgtagtgaatgtaataaaagcttcactgaGAAGGGTTCCCTCACAAAACACGTGCAAATCCACACACAGGACAGACCAAtatcatgtagtgaatgtaatgaAAGCTTCACTGAGAAGAGTATCCTCACAAAACATATGAAATCCCACACACGGGAGAGACCATTCTCTTGCATTAAATGTGGAAAATCCTTTATTAGGAGGCAAAATCTCtcacaacaccagaaaatccatttGCCCCGTgacaaagcatttacatgttctgagtgtggGAAGAGCTTCCTTGCTAAGCATACACTAATCtcgcaccagaaaatccacacaggagagagacctttttCATGTAGTGAGTGTGATAAAGGATTCATTGCTAAGTCTAAACTAATGTTGCATCAGAAAatacacacaggagagagaccattctcatgtactgaatgtgaaaaACGTTATATTAGCAAGACAGATCTCTTGCAACACCAAAAAattcacacaggagagagaccatttacatgtactgagtgtgggaaAGGCTTTATTACAAAGTATAAATTAATATTgcaccagaaaatccactcaggagagagaccattttcatgtcctaaatgtaataaaagcttctctGAGAAGGGCTCCCTCACAAGACACATGAAAACCCACACAGGATAG